TGGCCAGCGACACGCTGTCCTACCTGGTGCGCACCCAGGGACGCACGCGCGCGCTGCCGGTGCGCGGCGGCCTGGCGCCGCATGTCTGCCGGCGCATCGCCGCCATGATCGATGCCGGGCTGCACCTGCCGTTGTCGATCGGCATGCTGGCACGCGAGGCGAACCTGTCCGAATTCCATTTCGCGCGCATGTTCCGCGTGTCGTTCGGGATCGCGCCGCACGAGTGGGTCATGCAGCGCCGGCTGGCACGCGCCTGCGAACTGCTGCGGCATACCGCGCTGCCGCTGGCCGCCGTCGCCGACCGATGCGGCTTTGCCGGCCCCACCCATTTCAGCCGGCGCTTTGCCGCCCATGCGGGCGCATCGCCCTCGCGCTACCGGCAGGCCTGGCAGGGCGATGCGCACGCCGCGACCGATTCCCTCACCTGCCCAGGAGATCCCCATGCTTGCACTGCGCCCCGGCTGTGAATGCTGCGACCGCGACCTGCCGCCCGACTCCACCGAAGCCCGCATCTGCACCTACGAATGCACCTTCTGCGCAGACTGCGCGGAGAACAAGCTGCATGGCATCTGCCCCAACTGCGGCGGCGAACTGGTCAGGCGCCCGCGCCGGCCGGCGGCCATGCTGGCCAGGCACCCGGCCTCCACCGAGCGCATCCATCACCCGGAAGGCTGCCGGAACGCTGCCTGATCCACCGGGCATGAAGCCGGCGCCCGTCATGGTGCGGACGCACAAAAACGAACGATCGTGTTTTCTGCAGCAACTGAAAACACGAGGCGCGGCCTAGCGTTTTCCACGATGGAGCCGGCATGTGCGGCGCAGTAATTTGGAAGCGGGTTCCCCATGGAGAGCGCCGTGTTTACCCATATCCTGCTGCCCACTGACGGCTCAACCCAGTGCACCAAGGCAATCGACGGCGCGCTAAAGCTCGCGCGTGCCGCCGGCTGCCGCCTGACGGCCTACACCTGCATCGAAGAATTCCCGAGCATGGCCTACTCGGGCGGCGCCGGCGAATGTCCCTACGCGCACTACATGGAGCAAGTGCAGGGCTACGCCAAGGACTGCATCGACCGCATCGCCGAGCGCGCCAAGGACGAAGGCGTTGCATTCGACAGCGATGTCACGCAGTTCGCCGAGCCCTACCTCGGCATCCTGGACGCGGCGCGCCGGCACGCGTGCGATGTCATCTTCATGGCCTCCCACGGGCACCGCAGCCTGACGGGCCGCCTG
The nucleotide sequence above comes from Ralstonia solanacearum K60. Encoded proteins:
- a CDS encoding DUF1272 domain-containing protein encodes the protein MLALRPGCECCDRDLPPDSTEARICTYECTFCADCAENKLHGICPNCGGELVRRPRRPAAMLARHPASTERIHHPEGCRNAA
- a CDS encoding universal stress protein, which encodes MFTHILLPTDGSTQCTKAIDGALKLARAAGCRLTAYTCIEEFPSMAYSGGAGECPYAHYMEQVQGYAKDCIDRIAERAKDEGVAFDSDVTQFAEPYLGILDAARRHACDVIFMASHGHRSLTGRLLIGNETRKVLTYSQIPVVVYR